AGTATAAATTTCACAATAACAGAATTGTACGAAGAAATAAAGGAAGTTGCCGGCAGAGAGACTGTTTTCCAATAGTCAACTTGTTCCCTTCATACAAAACATGATTCTCCCAAATTTGTTCAAGATTCCGATTACACTCTAACGATCATCACTCTTTGGGGAAGGGAAATGTCATCGGCATCGTTGGCTACCCATCTCATAGCCTCCCTCTTCCTCTGCCCTCTCGGCCTCCGCCGCCTcctcttctcctcctctctctacCTCAACAACCCCTCCCTCTTCCGATCAAGAACATGGTATCTCTCCGAATCCAAGTGGAAAAACCTCGACATCTACTCCCTCTTAATACTCCTCCCAATTGCCTCATTCTCCCACACCGTCTTCTTCCTCGCATTTTCAGAAACCCCAGCCCACAAATTCTCATTCTTGCAGCAGTCCGTCGTCGTTTCCCTCTTCTGGGCCATCTTGATTCTGATCTATGTCAAAGAAAGTTTCGATCTTTTCTCTGTACCCGACAATCTTGTATTCGCATTCGCTGCAATTGCATTTCTGATTGATTTTTACATGACTGGGACTGGGCTTGTTGGGGTTGGCGGTTGGGTGTATCGAATTCTAGGATATTTGACTGTTCTTTGCGCTGTGTGTTGTGTGCATTTGTCGGTTAGGCCGGAGGCTTTTTTTGCGGAGTTTTTGCTGTCGTGTGGGCTTCTTTTGAAGGGGAGTTGGGTGATGCAAGTAGGCCTTTCGTTGTATACTGATGCGTTTGGTTTGAAGGGATGTGGTAAGATTGGTAgaggggaggctgatgtcaagTGTGAGCTTGATGATGATGTTTGGAGGGGTGTGGCATTGATTAATTTGGTGTTTGTTGGGCATGTGGTTGTGGTTATGGCGATCGGCTTCGTGTCGTTTGGATTGCTGCATCGCAGGAAACGTGGCGAGGGGAGTGTGCAAGGGTCTGAAAGCATGCTTATGCATCAGCTTCCGGAAATTGAGATTGAATGAAAGGTTTTGGGTCTTTTGCTGTTTTGGTTACATTGAGCCGTTGTAAGTATTGAGCTATTAACGGAATATATACACGTTCTTACTACAACTAGTTTTCGCAATGCTGCCATCTTTTATTTTACATGTTAAAGACTAGAGTTTAGTTATGTTTGAATATGTTGCTTCTGACTCATTTTGGGTAGTACTTGAAAGCTGAAAACACAAGGCATTCTGAAGAAACGGTTTTCCATTAAGAATCGATGAAACTATGGTTATTAGGTTTACTCTTGATTCCAAAAGGACAATCAGTGTACCTTAGTTTCATATGTGAAGTATCAGCTTAGGAGAATTTAAGTAAAGGTTGATTCATATGTGTTTTTAGttcaatcaacaaaaataacagaGATGAAAGCCAGTTATATACCCTTTTGTTTTACCAGTATTAGTCAGTTAACCATTCATGAGCTGGATTTCTTTCTCAGTGTTGTTTCTTTCATTTTGCTACTGTTCATAGTTTTCACTTTCTAGTTATGCCAGACACATAATCACATTGAATCAACACAGTTTGAGCAGACTTTCCATTTAATTATCAACATCAACCTGCAATGACATTAACTGTTTGTGttacttatttattttgctAGTGATCTTAGTTTTCAAATCTACTGATTCCAGACTTAACGTCAGTGAATCTCAGTCCATATGAAGTTTGAGCAGACTTAACGTTTAATTATGAACATGAACCTATAAAGAACATTTATTATCAGTGTTGCTTCTCTTTATTTTACAACTGTTCATGGTTATGAACATTAATCTCTTTACAAGTTTCTACTGATGCCAGATGCATAATCTCGTTGAATCTCTAGTTCAAAAAGTTTTAAGTTTATACTGTTGCTAGATGCATAATCTCATCAAATCTCTAGTTCAAAAAGTTTAAGTTTCTAGTCTACTGTTGCTAGATGCATAATCTCATTGAATCAGTTAAAAGAAAAGTTCGAGCAGACTTAACATGTGATTTTGATTCGCTTGTCGCAAGGCCTAATGTAATCCCATCAGTTTACAGGAAATGGCAATCCCATAGTAAACATATCAAAATTTGGAGTATGTAATCCAATCAGCTTACAGAAAATGGCTATCCATAATAAACATCTCAATATTCGAAATATTAGTCAATTTGTCGACTGTAGAAAGCAGAGAATGTGAGAAGGGATCCCTTTGCTCAAGCTGTTACACCATTTTACATCAATTACCTCTGAAATATGGGCATTCTTTTGTGTAGTTAAGTTTCTTAGCTATTGGTGGTTGCATTTTATTGATGTCAGAAAGAGGTTCTAGGCATCAGATCTTGCAGGGGGGAGATGAAGTTAGGGCTGCCTTAACAGGTGCTCTCACAGTTTCTACTtttcatatattcatattttgacTACTTACAGAAATTTGAAAGAATGCTGTAACAATTCTCCAAACTTGACATTTGATGCTATCCAGTAACAACAGCATATGCCTTATCGAACTAGGAAACAACAAACTGTTTATGATTGTTCTGTTTTCATGCCTTACGAAACTCACCAACAAACGACCAGAAAAATATGTGCCAAAACCGAAGAAAAACTGCTGCCACAACTCAAATCAAACAAAGCAGCAAGGTAGAATTCTCAAAATCccttgaaaaatatatttttatgtaccCCCCCTGCAACACTGACATGAAATGTTCGATATGCAGCTTCTTACAGGTCTAATCTCTGACCTGAACCGCTGCTCTTGACGAGAGGATTCATTTCCAACGAGCTCAGCCAGTTTGATAGACTTGCATCAACTGCAACATCACTTCTCCTTTTCGAGTCAGAGTGAGGATCCGTGGCTGAGAGGATTATGTTCTCCTTCTGCAGCTTCGGCTGCACTATTGCGGCCTTGGCTTTCACTGCTCTCCATTGAGATAAATTCTCAACCGGACAAAGCACAGAAGAAACATATCGTCCAGCATCCGATCTTGATTCAGTCGCCTGCTGCAGTAAGTCGCCTACACTTTCTTGATCCTGATTCTTAACATCATTATCTGATCCAATATCATCACTCTGAATGCTACTAaagtcgtcatcatcatcatcatcatcctcatcTTCATCAAGATCTATGTCCCCGTCTTCTTCACTGTCGCTGTACCTGCAGTTGTGATATCTGTAGCTTGCAGGGTAGGACGACGCGATCACATCCTCTTCGTAGCGCAAGCCCGTTTCTTCTCCCCCCTCGACTTCATCGTCATCAGGGATCGGTTCGTAAGCCTTGACATTCAGATTGAACCTCACTTTCTTTTTAAGCTTGAGTACTAATGGCTTCTCCTCCCTACAGAAATGTGAACCATAAATTGACAGcttgtaaatttttaatttagatttGGGACTTACTTGAGCTGAGATGTATCAGAATGGAGGTTTTGTTTGAGATCAGAGTCAAGAGGCACATAGCTTCTGCTGTCCTAACAgattttgaataaattcaaagccatAAATTTCACATTGAAAAATGGTGTTTGATGTTTGAATGTGAAAGGGACTTAGGTTCTTACTTGTTCAAGCGAAGAAGGTTTTCtggtcttcttcttcttcttcttggtttTGAGTCCAAAGCATGAAACAAAGCATCCCATTTGATGTAATGGAAATCAATGAATCCAATTTCAGCAGACTATAGAGAGAGAATGTGACATATATATTCATTGTCCCTCcattgaattttgaaaataataacgTTGAGAAAATGTAATAATGATAGGTTGGTACACATGAGCTAAGCATCATCCAAACATAAAGACAATGGAATACAACTGCTTTCTCTCTCTGCATTATTTGACTTTTATGGAATGAATAAACTAGGAAGGGAAACCAGGTGTCAAATAATAGTGTCATTTTAACCATTTAAAAATGTGGAGTCTTCAATGAGGCTGTGTTGtcattaatattataaattcatTTTAATAATTCAATTAGTCTTGTAAACTTATTATaatctcaattttaaaaaattcatttaattaGAGCGAAAAATGGGTTGGTCATGTTATGGTGCGAATAcgattttggagtttttaagCATACACTTTTATATTAAGTAATAGGAAATCTAACAAAGGATATaagtacaaaaaaaacacaaattagTAGCAAGTTCAAATAAAGGAAATTAAAGACAATAATTACAAACAAGttttaaaaaacaaatcagAATGAAATTAGTAGCAAGTTCAAATAAAGGAATTTAAACACAATAAATACCaaaaaatgtttttaaaatataaatcagAATTAAATTAGTAAGTTGGGAATAAAggcaataaaataaaaattaatgcgATGAACGTGGATCGAACACGTGACCTTCAGATCTTCAGTCTGACGCTCTCCCAACTGAGCTATCCCCGCGTTTGAGGATTAGTGACcacataattttaattattagccCTTAACTCTTCCTCTCAGTTACTATTTTAACGTTTTAGAAAAAGGCAAAATAAAAAACCAAAGTTCGTATAGTTTGAGGCACATTAAGtccaatatatatttttatttattgccTCATGTGGTAAacatatttcttttatttgtatGCCATAATAATacataatactcctatatatatatacttttctcttttttcgCATATGCAGATTTTGGAAAGTCGAAAATTAATATCACAACTCACACAgtaagaatttttattttttttatatttattataaatttatcacACAATAAGCATTCATCACACGGTCCAAAACCTGGTTTATTAGCATCTTTTCCATCTATCACTCGACACCATATGCTCGGTAAACTGCAAAACCAAAGAGAGTTTAGGGATCAGACAAGTCCAGGTTCACTaattaccaagacctctttgttcttaTATAAGAGAGTTCAGCCAAACTCTCAACCACGCAGCTGATTTACAAAAAATCTAGCTATTACAATAACTAGCTATTACACAAGGAACCTAGCTCTCCTTGACCGGAAGCTACTGAACCACCGTGTAAACCTGCACACTTAACACACACGTTAGCACAACAAGAAGGATCCTCTCGGATCTTAAGAGTAAAGCAAACAAGCGAGTAGAAAACACAAGAAATACAACGAAACCGAATAGATCTTAGCAATGGCTCAACCACCCGCTAATAGTACGAATCTATTATCCAGAAACCAGATCCAAGGGAGCACATTGAATCCACCAGTGATTCACCTCACACACCAGATATCAACCCCAAACCACTCCACTATGCCAGATCTGAAACCTCTCGAACACAAACTCACAGAAATCTCTCACACAGAAAACCCTAGTTTCACCAACACCCCAGCAACCGAAGTAGTTGCATTCTCCAACACTCACACAAGATCAATCACTCAAATAACCGTGAAAGATCACAGGGAAACAACCGGAGACTCAttggtgaagaagaagagaagagagaattcAACAGTcgagagagagagtagagagaagagagagttcATCGAATGTCAAGCGGCAGAGTGAGGGAGAGGGGTGTATATCACCTGAGCATTGGGCTAGGGCAGCCACCAGCCCAACAATTCCATCTGAGCCTCATTTAATTCACAGCCCAAATAATAGTCCACATAGCCACCGCccaaatatccaacagagagtATTTATATATTGTGGCATAGCTACTTGCAATGAGGAGGATGGTTGCGCAGTGTGTCGAATATGGGAGACGAATAAGTGACATGCTCAGTGTGTGGAAGATACTTCCCGCCGAATATCAAAACAACACGGTCCTTTCCATTGCACCTTTAACTTTGTCGACTGAGCATAAGTCGATGGCAGACATTCTAACCAGCACGAGAGGGTGAGAGATGAAAAAGGGTTCAGTCATCTAATTAAGAACGGTAACTAGATTTTCGTggtaatttcataattttcagattaaatttcataatcCAGATTTTGGTTATTTACTTGTATGTCATACTATATAGTATATCTCCATCCaccaaaaataattttagtgGTGGTCGGTATGTGTTTTAATGTAAAACTGGTAGAGcaagagaaatagaaaaaaaaagattgaaGTTATTAATAGAAAAATGAAACCCACCcaattaaaaatagaaagttacCATAACTAGATACAACAAACTTATTTGATGGATGacaaaaaatggaaaacaaaGACTATTCTCTTGGATGTAATACTACTCcactttcttttttccttttttttgcaAGTGTATTATGTAGATTTTCATTAAAACAAAGAAAACCTATCTAGGAAAACCAtaatgaattgaaaaaaaaaagtggagaATAATGAAGCACAAACCAAAACCAAGTTTATTACCATTGATTTTGTCAAGTATAACATAGATTTTAAGTACGAATACATATTGACAAAGAGTAATCAAGAAAGCTTGGGACGATAAAACAATTACGATAACTTTGGCTTGCCATCTAGCTGTTCTTGCCTTTTCAGTCTTGATACCATATGCTCGCTAATCTGCACACGAAGAGATATATCAAGAAGATAGAGAATTAGAATGAACCAATTGCAGTAAAGTGATATTTGGCCGTACCAGATATATTTTGCGCAAACTTATTTGGTGTGGCATGGCTATTTCAAGTTATGTTGTTTGTGCAGTGTATCTACATGCATTTGAGAATCAGGGAGATGGATTACTGACCTGCTCACTGTGTGGAAGATACTTCCCATCAAAGGTCAAAACAACACGATCCTTTCCATCTACACCTCTAACTTTGTCGACTGAGCAGTAGAAGTCGATGGCAGACATTCTAACCAGCACGAGAgggagagagatgaaaaagggTTCAGTGTAATTAAGAATGTAACTACAGATGAAATCACATATGATATGACAGGGGCAGGCTATTATCATGTATACATAACCTCCTCTTGTGAACCAAAATCAACCTGTGCTTGTACAATTAAACATATTGTCCGTGGACACAGCAAAACGAGATTACACTAAGCAATATGGTGTAaagtataataaaatttgaataacaAATCCACCGTCAACTTGATGGTGATCACAGCATGTTTGATTGCTGGAGTGCAACAACGAGGCATATTACTTATTCCAAAAAAGTTCTCtaattttatgttaattattttcATGTTGTCACACTCTGCTCTATGGTCTAATCCACACGAACTTCAAAACTCATGAAGATGCGATATCAGATATTCTACATTAACCAACCACGCTATGCCTATATAGATCACATGATTTGAGAAGCATTCTTGTACAAGAAAGGACAGCAATCTACTTGATGTGTATATATCAGGAACTTTCTTCTACAACTCGTTCTTTTTTCCTGATAAAATTACTACGACATCTTTGCACTAAAGCCAAACTAATTCACCTGTTCACTGCCGTTGCAAATATTTCCTTTGTTAAGTGTTTATCAAACAAAGAATATAATCTGCATAATTTGCTCGATTATGTAAATCATGATTTGCTTGATTGTTGCACTTGCAACACCACAATCCCTAACTAGCTCAATCAGATTCTAACCTGCTGCATAATTTAGAGCTAAGAATAACATCTCAACCGAAGCAAGTCAATCATGTTGTGAATTTCATAAATAATGGCAACGAGCATTAAAAATTGGGGGTAAATATCTTACATGCCATCGCCAAAATCTTCATTGATGATCTCTTTAATGCTCTCCCCGAAATGCATAACAGCTTCATTCAATCTGGAAACAAGAAAAACAATCATAATCATAACTGCAGTCATCACACATACGAGCACATCAATCAGATTTCTAAAGCAAAATCGATATTCCAGCGGAACTAGACAATCCAAGCTGAATCGAGCTAAGGATTCACGAATTAACGAGTTGAAATGCAAAAAAAAGAGGAGGATCGAGATCGATCGTTGATTGAATGATCCAATGCTAAAAATTGAAGTAAAAAACttgccaaaaccgaaaaaaGGAGTGCGGACCTATAAATAGTAGGATCCTGAATTAAGTTGGGGTCGTAAGAGCGAAGGGGAGGTTGGAACATTTCGATGAGGAGGTCGTCGGTGAGAGCGGGGAGGGCGGCGCGGAGGAGAGGGGCGGTGGAGGGCTTGAGCTGAGCTTGGCGGCGGAGGAGCTGAGCAACGTAGACGTTGGTCAAGCCGGTCTCTTCCGCAATCTGACCGTATGTCTTGCCCGATCTCCGCTTAACGGCTTGGAGCTCAGAGACTATCCTCGCTTTCAAGCTCGCGGCTTCCATTGTTAGCTGTTTTGGACTTCTTGCTTTGCGATGAATCGATGATGAATTTATGATAGTGGATAATGACGACGCTTTATTATTGCTTTTAGTAtatgattttcttttttaagaaattaattactacctccgtccccaaatattgtcccactttaaCCCGAcactgttttaaaaaatgtaatagaaagtgagttgaaaaagttagtggattatgaatgctacttttatatattagttttataataaaatgtgagtatgaatgagttagtggaatatgagatctattactaaaaatgggaaaaagtgaaataagataaACTTTGAGGACCgacggaaatagaaaaattggaCAAATTTTGAGGAGATAGTATATTTTTGATAGGGCGTATTCTCATCCAATTGGTTTGGAAAATGCCGCCAAAAAAAAGACAAACACTTAGATAATAGAGAAAGTCATCGAGAGCGTCTAATCCTGTGATTAACATTGAAAAAGAGAGATGTTGTTGGgagaggatcccctgctgtggaggAATCACAGCAGGGGATCTTCTCCCGATGTTAACCCTCTCCCGATGTTGTTACCAGTATAATCTTATTcacacataaaaaataaaatttaatttatataggaGTGCTAAATTTATTTTAAGTATATATAATCTGTGCAGAGTCTGTATTTTTAATAtgttaaattattatataattaaactaTACTATTATTAGGTTACTGTTGCAAGTGGATGAAAGAGAGATTGATatcttattattaaaaattttaattaattgggaTAATGAGGAAACAGATGGAGATAGTTTTATTTTGTCAACCTATTAGAAATGTATTTATCAATTAAACTATGCTTCATCATAGTAATATTTACTGTAATATTACTTGCCTTACATCTATAATGGTGCACTTTTTTGTGCTGTTTTACAAAgatttttcttttccctttagTTTTGAACTTTTGATTTTCACTTTTTAAGTTAGTAAggatttattaatatatttttaactaATACTATTaccaatttaattgaattttattatagtagtactactttttctgttagtaaattatattttaattaatgttacctatttaattttttttatgctaCCTATTTATAGTTGACAACAAGGGTGATGTGCCTCCTTTCAAAGTTGTCTTGAAGATATTTGAGAATCAAAAGCAGTTTCTTTCCCAGGTTATGGAAACAAAGCTCCCATCAACAAGAATCAAAAGCAGTTCATTAGGATACTTGAAAGAGGCAGAAACAACCTTAATTTGACAATAAATTCAACTATTGAGAAGCTTCAAACAACAGTACAACACCAGAACTTTATATTCCTtacatcaaatttaatttatatttttccttACTCTGTTGTCCCTGTTCAGTTGATCAGAACACctttggcattccagagtaTGTCTCATTCGATAGGCAGCTGTGGACCGCATTGCATCTGAAGTCGTCTGAAGTTTGCACGTAGCATGATCTGCTCGTGCGATCTTCACGACTTCTGCCAATCCCTTGGTACAAGTAATGGAGAAAAACTTTGGAAAAGTCCATAATATGATTTCCCTGTCAATCAAAGAAAAATGTCAGGATGGTTGAAGTGAAGTATGTTCATAAATTTTGCACAGGATACAATACCTGATAGTTGAGTCTCGAGTTTTTTCATGTAAGTTCTGTTTGTATCAGCAATGGTGATCGATGGAATGTGCCCGACTATATGAGTGTCCTCTCCCCCTTGCTCCTGCACCCTTTGAACCCGGCTCTTAAAGGAATCGAGCATATTAACAATCACCAATTCCCTAAGTGAAGCAATGAATCTGACTCCTTCCGGAACCATCCTCAACCTTATACATTCATCAATCTTTAAACAATAGAGGTTAGGCATGGCTCCTTCATCTATTCTCCAGTTCTCCAAGTCAGTAAGCCCCTGGAGCTCCAGAACAGTGAGACTAGGGAAACCATCAGAAGAACAGCAAATTGCATTCCCTGCAAAAGCGTTCTTGCGTAGTATCAATGTATGCAGATTTGGGAGTTTCTCTAGAGTAGTCATAGGATCTTCCTTTAGTGTGCTACTCCTCAGAGTTAATTTCATGAGGTTTTGACCAAAATGGCGTTGCTCTGGTAGCTTGTTTATGATGCCAATCAGATCTAGTTTCTGAAGATGGACTGATCCTACTATCTCTCTCAAAACAGTCAGCTCTTTTTCAGACTGAAAGTCATAGCGGATACGGAAAGAGGAGTCTTTGATATGCAAAGTATCCATCTTGAGGTGATTAAATAGTGCTGCTAAATGATCTATCTCCAAAGATAAGATCGCAGCAAGTTTCTGAAGCTTAGCTAACTTGGTGAGATCTCTATAATCTGAGACTCTGGAATCAAAGTTTTTCAAGATTTCCAACTTGCTCAAGCTGTTTAGCTGCAGTTTGCTGCTACACTTGTGGGATGGGGGGAGATAGAGATGTTTCAAATGATTAAGCTTCCATATGACATTGGGGATGGTCATGCATACAAGGAAAGGTACCCTCAGGTCGAGTGTTTGCAAGTACTTCAAATTGCCGATGGATGACGACAATTTGTTTAGTTGACAACCTCTTAAACTTAGGTATCTGAGGTGAATCAGATCTCCAATACCCTTACATAGCTTATCTCCAAAGTCGAACCTTTCAAGGTCTAACACTCTAATTAGTTTCAGCTCACTGCAAACGAAGTCCAGTGCAAGATGAAGATTTTTCCGGTTGCTGAGCCTAGAAAAGAACAATGCTGATCTAACTTGTTCAAGATTCTCCTTTCTGTACTCAAGTATCTCCTTTCTAGGAGGAAAATAAGTATCAAAATCACAATCAACAGCAATGGAAAGCCTGCGTGTTTTACTGATTGATGGCGCTATAGATGACGGAGAGGGTGCACTTAATAGTTCAGGTTCATACCGTATAGGTATCCTTTTCAAAAAGTTTTCCTCCTTACCCTTGACAAGACACAGTTCTCGGGTAAGGTCATGAAGTTGACAAGACTTGAACTTACCAGTCACTTCATCTGCTCTCACTTGAACCATGCACCTTTGCACAAGTTCTCCTAGATATCTTTCTGCAACGTCCATGATTGATTCCTCTTCCTCAGATTCTTGTGATATGAAGCCTTCAGCCAACCACAATTGGTACAGCTTCCGAGTGGGAATTTTGTGATCCTCTGGGAAGTTGCCTAAATGCAGAAAACATGGTTTGAGCTGATAAGGCAGATCATGGTAACTTAGAGCTAACACTTCGTGCACTCTTCCATTCTCTCGAGAAGTTCTTCCCCTCCGTAAATAGGAATTGAAATTTTGGTGAACTGTTCTCCATTCGCTTATGGTGGACTTTGTCATCAGGAGTCCTCCAAGCACAACTATTGCTAGTGGCAATCCTCCACACTGGGCAACCATCTCCTTTCCTAGTCTTTCCATGTCCATCTGATTTCTGAGATCTTGATACAGTGATAGGCAAAGTTAAGACGtataattaatcttattttCCTTTCACAGTACCGTGCAACTTAATCATGAAAACTGAGAGATCTTCAGCAAGATAGCATCTTCCTCATGAATCCGACAACGAGATCAATAAA
This DNA window, taken from Salvia splendens isolate huo1 chromosome 18, SspV2, whole genome shotgun sequence, encodes the following:
- the LOC121777116 gene encoding uncharacterized protein LOC121777116, whose amino-acid sequence is MSSASLATHLIASLFLCPLGLRRLLFSSSLYLNNPSLFRSRTWYLSESKWKNLDIYSLLILLPIASFSHTVFFLAFSETPAHKFSFLQQSVVVSLFWAILILIYVKESFDLFSVPDNLVFAFAAIAFLIDFYMTGTGLVGVGGWVYRILGYLTVLCAVCCVHLSVRPEAFFAEFLLSCGLLLKGSWVMQVGLSLYTDAFGLKGCGKIGRGEADVKCELDDDVWRGVALINLVFVGHVVVVMAIGFVSFGLLHRRKRGEGSVQGSESMLMHQLPEIEIE
- the LOC121777117 gene encoding clusterin-associated protein 1 homolog, translated to MGCFVSCFGLKTKKKKKKTRKPSSLEQDSRSYVPLDSDLKQNLHSDTSQLKEEKPLVLKLKKKVRFNLNVKAYEPIPDDDEVEGGEETGLRYEEDVIASSYPASYRYHNCRYSDSEEDGDIDLDEDEDDDDDDDDFSSIQSDDIGSDNDVKNQDQESVGDLLQQATESRSDAGRYVSSVLCPVENLSQWRAVKAKAAIVQPKLQKENIILSATDPHSDSKRRSDVAVDASLSNWLSSLEMNPLVKSSGSGQRLDL
- the LOC121777118 gene encoding cyanate hydratase-like — encoded protein: MEAASLKARIVSELQAVKRRSGKTYGQIAEETGLTNVYVAQLLRRQAQLKPSTAPLLRAALPALTDDLLIEMFQPPLRSYDPNLIQDPTIYRLNEAVMHFGESIKEIINEDFGDGIMSAIDFYCSVDKVRGVDGKDRVVLTFDGKYLPHSEQISEHMVSRLKRQEQLDGKPKLS
- the LOC121777326 gene encoding putative inactive disease susceptibility protein LOV1, yielding MAEYVVFCVIRSLSELLVYEARHIPELRGRIEVIQMKFRQLQSILEIADARQEIDEGIRNWIAETREVAYDIEDLLLVVLSSSSSSSSSSTSRRRYTGLFREATSLHSLEPKIQLIEAKVSALESDLRVRNIRPRQRGSPNRIARRRLQQRRTYSHFVEDDLVGLDDHVEQLVSRLVSEDADQVVAITGMGGIGKTTLAKRIYHHDDVRGHFHALAWACVSQQGQPDDVVQRILNKLEPEKKKAISIMKIDDLVEELIQVQRRKRCLIVLDDVWDMEAWDLVFKPVFVNRQASRFVNIKVLLTTRNKEIARYIDLDAPCYLYEQRHLDQEESWELLKRKVSQNLSLAGISLDRSLPSSRSVEEPKYSSSFEDEDALSRVESFHSCYSDEEDELVSRMTRIHSSSSEDTIQDLRNQMDMERLGKEMVAQCGGLPLAIVVLGGLLMTKSTISEWRTVHQNFNSYLRRGRTSRENGRVHEVLALSYHDLPYQLKPCFLHLGNFPEDHKIPTRKLYQLWLAEGFISQESEEEESIMDVAERYLGELVQRCMVQVRADEVTGKFKSCQLHDLTRELCLVKGKEENFLKRIPIRYEPELLSAPSPSSIAPSISKTRRLSIAVDCDFDTYFPPRKEILEYRKENLEQVRSALFFSRLSNRKNLHLALDFVCSELKLIRVLDLERFDFGDKLCKGIGDLIHLRYLSLRGCQLNKLSSSIGNLKYLQTLDLRVPFLVCMTIPNVIWKLNHLKHLYLPPSHKCSSKLQLNSLSKLEILKNFDSRVSDYRDLTKLAKLQKLAAILSLEIDHLAALFNHLKMDTLHIKDSSFRIRYDFQSEKELTVLREIVGSVHLQKLDLIGIINKLPEQRHFGQNLMKLTLRSSTLKEDPMTTLEKLPNLHTLILRKNAFAGNAICCSSDGFPSLTVLELQGLTDLENWRIDEGAMPNLYCLKIDECIRLRMVPEGVRFIASLRELVIVNMLDSFKSRVQRVQEQGGEDTHIVGHIPSITIADTNRTYMKKLETQLSGKSYYGLFQSFSPLLVPRDWQKS